Proteins encoded in a region of the Paucidesulfovibrio longus DSM 6739 genome:
- a CDS encoding phosphoenolpyruvate carboxykinase (ATP): MASKSSYEFYKDDIKKLPPLRAIADTLVLDHKIRTVSPAEAYELARRQWDVQETDLPIYAPAAERLGLPKGAKVLNNCHGKIVGRTAMARRFWHALNAPERKKVLGDLLEAVSDLQTRPLIKAHALIGLDKDLMIKATIVGHENDAVNVFNWLVNFTPYAELAEQYESSPKLPIQDIIVIADNEWRNNDPFYHNQGFPQLALVDVDANVIFNFGMRYFGERKKGTLTLAWTSGMRLGMAACHGGIKEIDFAGCKDDACKKLGKRSIAFFGLSGTGKSSHTNSSDNGGTMPEGFDKVVLHDDAFQIDIEEKICRVWEPTLFDKTDSRPIGHPDWEYIISVMNHGQIMVDGKNLPLGQDVRNGNGRALLDRALLGKYVNRCSFPSTLCWLTKDTTMPPIMRFTDVKLAVAMGASLMTKRNVAENVSEEELKKLVFVPFANPFRVYELWKDVEAFIKVFENGATGFMFNSSGFWKTSADELTGIPLQTSLTLQTAILTDQLEWEDWPLLAGSQIPTRESAEKLLPGFYDRYDHAKVENHEQYLATLRDRVEQRKAFLESSDLTEKPELLKELLESMNTAR, encoded by the coding sequence ATGGCGAGTAAATCCAGTTACGAATTCTACAAAGACGACATCAAGAAACTTCCCCCCCTCCGGGCCATTGCGGATACGCTGGTGCTGGACCACAAAATCCGTACGGTCAGCCCGGCCGAGGCCTATGAATTGGCCCGGCGGCAGTGGGACGTCCAGGAAACGGATCTTCCGATCTACGCCCCGGCAGCGGAACGCCTGGGACTGCCCAAGGGCGCCAAGGTGCTCAACAACTGCCACGGGAAGATCGTGGGCCGCACGGCCATGGCCCGCCGCTTCTGGCACGCGCTGAACGCGCCGGAACGCAAGAAGGTGCTCGGCGACCTGCTCGAGGCCGTCTCCGACCTCCAGACCCGCCCCCTGATCAAGGCGCACGCGCTCATCGGCCTGGACAAGGATCTGATGATCAAGGCCACCATCGTGGGCCACGAGAACGACGCGGTCAACGTCTTCAACTGGCTGGTCAACTTCACGCCCTACGCGGAGCTGGCCGAGCAGTATGAAAGCAGCCCCAAGCTGCCCATCCAGGACATCATCGTCATCGCCGACAACGAATGGCGCAACAACGATCCCTTCTACCACAACCAGGGCTTCCCGCAGCTGGCGCTGGTGGATGTGGACGCCAACGTCATCTTCAATTTCGGCATGCGCTACTTCGGCGAGCGCAAGAAAGGCACCCTGACCCTGGCCTGGACCTCCGGCATGCGCCTGGGCATGGCCGCCTGCCACGGCGGCATCAAGGAAATCGACTTCGCCGGCTGCAAGGACGACGCCTGCAAAAAGCTCGGCAAGCGCTCCATCGCCTTTTTCGGCCTCTCCGGCACGGGCAAGAGCTCGCACACCAATTCCTCGGACAACGGCGGCACCATGCCCGAAGGCTTCGACAAGGTCGTGCTGCACGACGACGCCTTCCAGATCGACATCGAGGAAAAGATCTGCCGCGTCTGGGAGCCGACCCTCTTCGACAAGACCGATTCCCGGCCCATCGGCCATCCCGACTGGGAATACATCATCTCGGTCATGAACCACGGCCAGATCATGGTCGACGGCAAGAACCTGCCGCTGGGCCAGGACGTGCGCAACGGCAACGGCCGCGCCCTGCTCGACCGCGCCCTGCTCGGCAAGTACGTGAACCGCTGCTCCTTCCCCTCCACGCTCTGCTGGCTGACCAAGGACACCACCATGCCGCCGATCATGCGCTTCACCGACGTGAAGCTCGCGGTGGCCATGGGCGCGTCCCTGATGACCAAGCGCAACGTGGCGGAAAACGTCTCCGAGGAGGAGCTCAAGAAGCTGGTCTTCGTGCCCTTTGCCAACCCCTTCCGGGTTTACGAGCTTTGGAAGGACGTCGAGGCCTTCATCAAGGTCTTTGAAAACGGCGCCACGGGCTTCATGTTCAACTCCAGCGGATTCTGGAAGACCTCGGCCGACGAGCTGACCGGCATTCCCCTCCAGACCTCGCTGACGCTCCAGACCGCGATCCTCACCGATCAGCTGGAGTGGGAGGACTGGCCCCTGCTGGCGGGATCGCAGATTCCCACCCGCGAAAGCGCGGAAAAGCTGCTGCCCGGTTTTTACGACCGCTACGACCACGCCAAGGTCGAGAACCACGAACAGTACCTGGCGACCCTTCGCGACCGGGTGGAGCAGCGCAAGGCCTTCCTGGAAAGCTCCGACCTCACGGAAAAGCCCGAGCTGCTGAAAGAGCTTCTGGAGTCAATGAATACCGCTCGCTAG
- a CDS encoding sodium ion-translocating decarboxylase subunit beta, whose amino-acid sequence MDVLAAYFTSTGFAGMTWGNAAMIAVGATFIALSIVKNYEPLLLLPIGFGMIVGNIPTPPGMQLSVYEPGSVLSYIYYGVRQGIFPPLIFLGIGAMTDFSTMLSSPRLVLLGAAAQAGIFLTLLGALWLGFPAEEAASIAIIGGADGPTAIFLSAKLAPRLLGAIAISAYSYMALVPVIQPPVMKLLTTRAERRIRMKPARTVSRREKILFPVGGFLITSLIAPGAVPLMGMLFFGNLLKESLVTERLAATARTSLIDIVTILLGFSVGASTQAQTFLRHESVLIFALGAASFVVATAAGVLFAKFMNLFLKDKINPLIGAAGVSAVPDSARVVQAVGREEDSSNHLLMHAMAPNVAGVIGSAVAAGILWSVLAK is encoded by the coding sequence ATGGACGTGCTGGCCGCGTATTTCACGTCCACCGGCTTCGCCGGAATGACCTGGGGCAACGCGGCCATGATCGCCGTGGGCGCGACCTTCATCGCCCTTTCCATCGTCAAGAACTACGAGCCGCTTCTGCTGCTGCCCATCGGCTTCGGCATGATCGTGGGCAACATTCCCACCCCTCCCGGCATGCAGCTCTCGGTCTACGAGCCCGGTTCGGTGCTCTCGTACATCTACTACGGCGTGCGCCAGGGCATCTTCCCGCCCCTGATCTTCCTGGGCATCGGGGCCATGACCGACTTCTCCACCATGCTCTCCAGCCCCAGGCTGGTGCTGCTCGGCGCGGCGGCCCAGGCGGGCATCTTCCTCACGCTGCTGGGCGCGCTCTGGCTGGGATTTCCCGCCGAGGAAGCGGCCAGCATCGCCATCATCGGCGGGGCGGACGGCCCCACGGCCATCTTCCTCTCGGCCAAGCTGGCCCCGCGGCTGCTGGGCGCCATCGCCATTTCCGCCTATTCGTACATGGCCCTGGTCCCGGTGATCCAGCCGCCCGTGATGAAGCTCCTGACCACCCGGGCCGAGCGGCGCATCCGCATGAAGCCCGCGCGCACGGTCTCCCGGCGCGAAAAGATCCTCTTCCCCGTGGGCGGGTTCCTGATCACGTCGCTCATCGCGCCCGGAGCCGTGCCGCTCATGGGCATGCTCTTCTTCGGCAACCTGCTCAAGGAGAGCCTCGTCACGGAGCGGCTCGCGGCCACGGCCCGGACCTCGCTCATCGACATCGTGACCATCCTGCTCGGTTTTTCCGTGGGCGCGAGCACCCAGGCCCAGACCTTCCTGCGGCACGAAAGCGTCCTGATCTTCGCGCTGGGCGCGGCCTCCTTCGTGGTCGCCACCGCCGCGGGGGTGCTCTTCGCAAAATTCATGAATCTTTTCCTCAAAGACAAGATCAACCCGCTCATCGGCGCGGCCGGGGTTTCCGCCGTGCCGGATTCCGCCCGGGTGGTCCAGGCGGTTGGCCGCGAAGAAGATTCGTCAAACCACTTGCTTATGCACGCCATGGCCCCGAACGTGGCCGGGGTGATCGGTTCGGCTGTCGCGGCCGGTATTCTGTGGTCAGTTTTGGCAAAATAG
- a CDS encoding OadG family protein, giving the protein MTPSGMESARMGLDNVLASGGPSLALAGMSVVFLALLCISLFIGLLPKLLAAWDALRPGAEAGTPPAARVEVAGEALAPDEEARAALMAVAVLHHDPGLAALLGLNLKPARTPEN; this is encoded by the coding sequence ATGACCCCGTCCGGCATGGAGAGCGCCCGCATGGGCCTGGACAACGTGCTCGCGTCCGGAGGGCCGTCCCTGGCCCTGGCAGGCATGAGCGTCGTGTTCCTCGCGCTGCTCTGCATCAGCCTGTTCATCGGGCTGCTGCCGAAGCTGCTGGCGGCCTGGGACGCGCTGCGTCCCGGCGCCGAAGCCGGAACGCCCCCGGCGGCGCGGGTCGAGGTGGCGGGCGAGGCGCTCGCCCCGGACGAGGAAGCGCGCGCCGCGCTCATGGCCGTGGCCGTCCTGCATCACGATCCGGGCCTGGCCGCGCTGCTCGGCCTGAACCTGAAACCCGCCCGAACCCCCGAGAACTAG